A region of [Bacteroides] pectinophilus DNA encodes the following proteins:
- a CDS encoding sugar kinase, with protein sequence MELNLRPAEECTFDAVSLGEVMLRLDPGEGRIRTARSFRAWEGGGEYNVVRGLRRCFGLKTAVLTAFADNEVGKLMEDFILQGGVDTSLICWKKTDGIGRLCRNGINFTERGFGIRGAVGCSDRANTAISQATPEDFDFDYIFKNKSDGGLGVRWLHTGGIYAALSEQSCETVLAAIKTAKKYGTIVSYDLNYRPSMWSAIGGLEKAQEVNKEIAKYVDVMIGNEEDFTACLGFQIEGNDENLKSLNIEGYKKMINEAVKTYPNFKAVATTLRTVKTATVNDWSALCWAGGEIYKAKQYDGLEIMDRVGGGDSFASGLIYGLMTTGDAETAVNYGAAHGALAMTTPGDTTMASKKEVEAIMGGAGARVQR encoded by the coding sequence ATGGAATTAAATTTAAGACCAGCTGAAGAGTGCACATTTGATGCCGTATCTTTAGGTGAGGTTATGCTTCGTCTTGATCCGGGCGAAGGCAGAATTCGTACAGCAAGAAGCTTCAGAGCATGGGAAGGCGGCGGAGAATACAACGTTGTTCGTGGACTTCGCAGATGCTTCGGCTTAAAGACTGCAGTCCTTACTGCATTTGCTGATAACGAAGTAGGTAAGCTTATGGAAGACTTCATCCTTCAGGGCGGTGTTGATACATCTCTTATCTGCTGGAAGAAGACAGATGGTATCGGACGTCTTTGCAGAAACGGTATCAACTTTACAGAGAGAGGATTCGGTATCCGTGGTGCTGTAGGTTGCTCAGACCGTGCTAACACAGCTATTTCACAGGCTACTCCGGAAGATTTCGATTTTGATTACATCTTCAAGAACAAGAGCGACGGTGGCTTAGGTGTTCGCTGGTTACATACAGGCGGTATCTACGCTGCACTTTCAGAGCAGTCATGCGAGACAGTTCTCGCTGCTATCAAGACAGCTAAGAAGTACGGAACAATCGTATCTTACGACCTTAACTACCGTCCTTCAATGTGGTCAGCTATCGGCGGACTTGAGAAGGCTCAGGAAGTTAACAAGGAAATCGCTAAGTATGTTGATGTCATGATCGGTAACGAGGAAGACTTCACAGCATGCCTTGGTTTCCAGATTGAGGGTAACGATGAGAACCTTAAGTCTCTTAACATCGAGGGATACAAGAAGATGATCAACGAGGCTGTTAAGACATACCCTAACTTCAAGGCTGTTGCTACTACTCTTCGTACAGTTAAGACTGCTACAGTTAATGACTGGTCAGCTCTTTGCTGGGCAGGTGGAGAGATCTACAAGGCTAAGCAGTATGACGGACTTGAGATTATGGACCGTGTTGGCGGTGGTGATTCATTCGCTTCAGGTCTTATCTATGGTCTTATGACAACAGGTGATGCTGAGACAGCTGTTAACTATGGTGCAGCTCACGGCGCACTTGCTATGACAACTCCTGGTGATACAACAATGGCTTCTAAGAAGGAAGTTGAAGCTATCATGGGTGGAGCTGGCGCAAGAGTTCAGAGATAA
- a CDS encoding altronate dehydratase family protein, translating to MQDFIKINVNDNVAVALKPIAKGTTVDVAGTTVTMVEDIPQGHKFVIKAIKKGDPVIKYGFRIGFAQADIPVGAWVHTHNLKTGLGELLEYTYEPEGHKDVEPTEAAYFDGYMRENGKVGVRNEVWIIPTVGCVNSIARAIEATARAEKPEGVDEVVAFTHPYGCSQTTEDQENTRKVLADLINHPNAGAVLVLGLGCENSRIEVLKDYIGEVNPDRVKFLQVQDVANEQEEAAKIMKELMAYAANFKREKVNAKELIIGMKCGGSDGLSGITANPTVGLFSDMLVSKGGTTILTEVPEMFGAETILMNRCANKELFEKTVHLINDFKEYFIKNGQEIYENPSPGNKDGGITTLEDKSLGCTQKSGSSLVKGVLAYAEPVNTKGLNLLSAPGNDLVAATACAASGAQMVLFTTGRGTPFASPVPTVKIATNSRLAGNKSNWIDFNAGRIVTDDLPLEDAAKELFQLVLDVASGKKVKAEIAGFHDLAIFKQGVTL from the coding sequence ATGCAGGATTTTATTAAGATTAACGTTAATGATAATGTTGCTGTTGCCCTCAAGCCAATCGCCAAGGGAACAACTGTTGATGTTGCAGGAACAACAGTAACTATGGTAGAAGATATTCCTCAGGGACATAAGTTTGTAATTAAGGCTATTAAAAAAGGTGACCCTGTAATAAAGTACGGTTTCAGAATCGGATTTGCACAGGCAGACATTCCTGTCGGAGCATGGGTTCATACTCATAATCTTAAGACAGGTCTTGGAGAACTCCTCGAATATACTTATGAACCGGAAGGACATAAGGATGTTGAGCCTACAGAAGCTGCTTACTTTGACGGATACATGAGAGAGAACGGCAAGGTTGGTGTGCGTAATGAAGTATGGATTATCCCTACAGTTGGATGTGTTAACTCTATTGCAAGAGCAATCGAAGCAACAGCAAGAGCAGAAAAGCCGGAAGGTGTTGATGAGGTTGTAGCATTTACACATCCTTACGGATGTTCACAGACAACAGAGGATCAGGAGAATACACGTAAGGTGCTTGCTGATCTTATTAATCATCCTAACGCAGGTGCAGTACTGGTTCTTGGACTTGGATGCGAGAACAGCAGAATAGAAGTGCTCAAGGATTATATCGGAGAAGTTAATCCTGACAGAGTTAAGTTCCTTCAGGTTCAGGATGTTGCCAATGAGCAGGAAGAAGCTGCAAAGATTATGAAGGAGCTTATGGCTTATGCAGCTAACTTCAAGAGAGAAAAGGTTAATGCCAAGGAGCTTATCATTGGTATGAAGTGCGGCGGCTCTGATGGACTTTCAGGCATTACAGCTAACCCTACAGTAGGTCTTTTCTCAGATATGCTTGTATCAAAGGGTGGTACAACAATTCTTACTGAGGTTCCTGAGATGTTTGGTGCAGAGACAATTCTTATGAACAGATGTGCCAACAAAGAACTCTTCGAGAAGACTGTTCACCTCATCAATGATTTCAAGGAATACTTCATTAAGAATGGACAGGAGATATATGAGAACCCATCACCGGGTAACAAGGATGGTGGTATCACAACTCTTGAAGATAAGTCACTCGGCTGTACACAGAAGTCAGGAAGCTCTCTTGTAAAGGGTGTTCTTGCTTATGCAGAACCTGTTAATACTAAGGGACTTAACCTCCTCAGCGCACCTGGCAACGATCTTGTTGCAGCTACAGCATGCGCTGCATCAGGAGCGCAGATGGTTCTGTTTACAACAGGACGTGGAACACCATTTGCTTCACCTGTTCCTACAGTCAAGATTGCTACTAACTCAAGACTTGCAGGTAACAAGAGCAATTGGATCGATTTCAATGCAGGAAGAATCGTTACAGATGATCTTCCACTTGAGGATGCAGCCAAGGAGCTGTTCCAGCTTGTACTTGATGTTGCATCAGGCAAGAAGGTTAAGGCTGAGATAGCAGGATTCCATGACCTTGCAATCTTTAAGCAGGGTGTAACTCTGTAA
- a CDS encoding DUF2752 domain-containing protein — protein MTNMGSRLLKIIRMYIILALIAAAYYIFYTWSGYGIPCLFRTITGFSCPGCGISRMFAALFKGNIKEAFEYNQFVFAMLPAAILHAIRYTYYYVRDGRCRDGRIMTCIEWGVATAFIIFGVIRNIVL, from the coding sequence ATGACAAATATGGGTAGCAGATTGTTAAAAATAATAAGAATGTATATAATTCTGGCACTTATTGCTGCAGCATATTACATATTCTACACATGGTCGGGGTATGGAATTCCTTGTCTTTTCAGGACAATTACGGGGTTTTCATGCCCCGGTTGTGGTATAAGCCGGATGTTTGCTGCACTTTTTAAAGGCAATATAAAAGAAGCTTTTGAATATAACCAGTTTGTCTTTGCCATGCTTCCGGCCGCCATATTGCATGCTATTCGATATACATACTATTATGTGCGTGATGGAAGATGTCGTGACGGGCGTATAATGACATGCATTGAGTGGGGTGTTGCCACAGCATTTATCATATTTGGCGTAATACGTAATATTGTATTGTAA
- the hisH gene encoding imidazole glycerol phosphate synthase subunit HisH, translating into MIAILDYDAGNIRSVEKAVEALGEKTVVTRDRHSILSADKVILPGVGAFGDAMARLKEYDLVDTIHEVVDKNTPFLGICLGLQLMFESSDETPGVEGLGILPGKILRIPDCEGLKIPHMGWNSLDIKPDQPLFAGIPDQSYVYFVHSYYLKAANEEDVAASTEYSTHIHASVAHNNIFACQFHPEKSGSVGLKILKNFIDL; encoded by the coding sequence ATGATAGCTATACTTGACTATGACGCCGGCAACATCCGCAGCGTTGAAAAGGCTGTTGAAGCCCTTGGCGAGAAGACAGTGGTAACACGTGACAGGCACAGTATTCTCTCGGCTGACAAAGTAATTCTTCCGGGCGTTGGCGCATTCGGAGATGCGATGGCAAGACTTAAGGAATATGATCTTGTTGATACTATACATGAAGTTGTCGATAAGAATACTCCGTTTCTTGGAATCTGCCTCGGATTACAGCTTATGTTTGAGAGCAGCGATGAGACTCCCGGAGTTGAAGGTCTTGGAATACTTCCGGGTAAGATTTTAAGAATACCCGACTGTGAGGGGCTTAAGATTCCTCACATGGGTTGGAATTCTCTTGATATCAAGCCTGATCAGCCTTTGTTTGCAGGTATTCCTGACCAGTCATATGTATACTTTGTTCATTCATATTATCTTAAGGCTGCTAACGAAGAAGATGTTGCAGCCTCAACTGAATATTCAACACATATTCATGCATCTGTTGCTCACAATAATATATTTGCATGTCAGTTTCATCCGGAGAAGAGCGGAAGTGTCGGACTTAAGATATTAAAGAATTTTATCGATTTGTAA
- the ung gene encoding uracil-DNA glycosylase has product MAPISGQWFDALKPEFDKPYYKKLYDRVSAEYNSDYEIYPPADDIFNAFDFTPLDKVKCVILGQDPYHEPNQAHGLCFSVKPEVGIPPSLVNIYKELKDDIGCYIPDNGYLEKWARQGILMLNTVLTVRAHQANSHKDIGWEQFTDAAIRVLNTIDRPIVFILWGAPAQRKESMLNNPKHLILKAPHPSPLSAYRGFFGSKPFSKTNEFLIANGIEPIDWQIENVRG; this is encoded by the coding sequence ATGGCACCAATTAGTGGACAGTGGTTTGATGCATTGAAACCGGAGTTTGACAAGCCATATTATAAGAAGCTGTATGACAGGGTTTCGGCTGAATATAACAGTGATTATGAGATATATCCTCCTGCGGATGATATATTTAATGCGTTTGACTTTACTCCTCTCGATAAGGTAAAGTGTGTGATATTAGGACAGGATCCATACCATGAGCCTAATCAGGCACACGGTCTGTGTTTCTCAGTGAAGCCGGAGGTTGGCATTCCACCTTCACTTGTCAATATTTACAAGGAATTAAAGGATGATATCGGCTGCTATATACCGGATAACGGCTATCTTGAAAAATGGGCACGTCAGGGAATACTAATGCTCAACACAGTTCTTACCGTGCGTGCACATCAGGCTAATTCACATAAAGATATCGGCTGGGAACAGTTTACAGATGCTGCAATCAGAGTTCTCAATACTATAGACAGACCTATTGTATTTATATTATGGGGCGCTCCTGCACAGCGCAAGGAGAGTATGCTGAACAATCCAAAGCATCTTATTCTGAAGGCACCGCATCCAAGTCCGCTCTCAGCATACCGCGGATTTTTCGGCAGCAAGCCTTTCAGTAAGACGAATGAATTCCTTATTGCTAATGGTATTGAACCGATTGACTGGCAGATTGAGAATGTACGTGGTTAG
- a CDS encoding tagaturonate reductase, producing MQRLNKSITHAVDRPVKVMQFGEGNFLRAFVDYIFDVTNEKTDFNGGVVIVKPIEFGNLDRFHDQECQYTLQLRGFENGQPKKITRVITSVVDAVAAIEDYDKYMEYGLCDTLRFIVSNTTEAGIVFDETDKFDAMPPKTYPGKLTKLLYERYKKFDGAKDKGIILIPCELIADNGIELKKCIDKFIDLWNLEDGFKKWIDEACSFCPTLVDRIVPGYPRDEAEELCKEFGYEDQLIDTAETFGLWVIESDPNLPLDQLRKELPFEKAGLNVVFTKDHHPYKERKVRILNGSHTSFVLASYLAGNDIVKQSMDDPTIRKYMEETLFNEVIPTLSLPEDECKTFANAVIERFQNPFVKHKLLDISLNSVSKWEARCLPSFLGYVDKFGKLPKYLTFSIAALMSFYSTTEVGEVNGGRCLIGDRNGEKYNIRDDQFVLDFFIENSTKSPKEFAQAYLSNTKFFGGKDLSKVDGLVETVAEYITDIRERGMRAVVTDLVNA from the coding sequence ATGCAGAGATTAAACAAATCAATCACACATGCAGTTGACAGACCTGTTAAGGTTATGCAGTTTGGTGAGGGTAACTTCCTGAGAGCATTCGTTGATTACATCTTTGATGTAACAAATGAGAAGACAGATTTCAATGGCGGCGTTGTTATTGTTAAGCCTATTGAATTCGGTAATCTGGATCGTTTCCATGATCAGGAGTGCCAGTATACTCTTCAGTTAAGAGGATTTGAGAACGGACAGCCTAAGAAGATTACACGTGTTATTACTTCTGTTGTTGATGCTGTTGCAGCTATTGAAGACTATGACAAGTATATGGAGTATGGTCTTTGCGACACATTAAGATTCATCGTTTCTAATACAACAGAGGCAGGAATCGTATTTGATGAGACTGACAAGTTTGATGCCATGCCACCAAAGACATATCCTGGTAAGCTTACTAAGCTTCTCTATGAGAGATATAAGAAGTTTGACGGTGCTAAGGATAAGGGTATCATCCTTATTCCATGTGAGCTTATTGCTGATAATGGTATCGAGCTTAAGAAGTGCATCGATAAGTTCATCGATCTTTGGAATCTTGAAGACGGATTCAAGAAGTGGATTGATGAGGCATGTTCATTCTGCCCAACACTCGTTGACCGTATCGTTCCTGGTTACCCAAGAGATGAGGCTGAGGAACTTTGCAAGGAGTTCGGTTATGAAGATCAGCTTATCGATACAGCAGAGACATTTGGTCTTTGGGTAATCGAGAGTGACCCTAACCTTCCACTTGATCAGCTTCGCAAAGAGCTTCCATTCGAGAAGGCAGGCCTTAATGTAGTATTTACTAAGGATCATCACCCATATAAGGAAAGAAAGGTTAGAATCCTTAACGGCTCACATACATCATTTGTTCTTGCATCATATCTTGCAGGCAATGACATTGTTAAGCAGTCAATGGATGACCCAACGATCCGTAAGTACATGGAGGAGACACTCTTTAACGAGGTTATTCCTACACTTTCACTTCCGGAAGATGAGTGTAAGACATTTGCTAACGCTGTAATCGAGAGATTCCAGAATCCATTTGTTAAGCATAAGCTTCTTGATATTTCACTTAACTCAGTATCTAAGTGGGAAGCACGCTGCTTACCTTCATTCCTTGGTTATGTAGATAAGTTTGGTAAGCTTCCTAAGTACCTTACATTCTCTATTGCAGCACTTATGAGCTTCTACTCAACAACAGAAGTCGGTGAAGTTAATGGTGGACGTTGCCTTATCGGTGACCGCAACGGAGAGAAGTACAACATCCGCGATGATCAGTTCGTACTTGACTTCTTCATCGAGAATTCTACAAAGTCACCTAAGGAATTTGCTCAGGCTTACCTTAGCAATACAAAGTTCTTCGGTGGTAAGGATCTTTCAAAGGTTGATGGTCTTGTTGAGACTGTTGCTGAATACATCACAGACATTCGCGAAAGAGGAATGCGTGCTGTAGTTACAGACCTTGTTAATGCATAA
- a CDS encoding bifunctional 4-hydroxy-2-oxoglutarate aldolase/2-dehydro-3-deoxy-phosphogluconate aldolase, which translates to MNKVIEELGKIGIVPVIALDDAKDAEPLAKALIEGGLPCAEVTFRTAAAEESIRIMADKFPELIVGAGTVLTPEQADRAMNAGAKFIVSPGLNPKVVKHCIDKGYPIVPGTSNPSDVETAIELGLDVVKFFPAEAAGGLKMIKAMSAPYTNMKFMPTGGINADNLKSYLDFNKIVCCGGSWMVKKDMVAAGDFEGIKNLTTQAVDTMLGFEVRHVGVNLTSGEEAEELADTFNKMFSFEKKVGNSSVFSGTGFELMKKQGRGTHGHIAIATNYIERAVYHLEKRGFEIDKDSAVIKEGRLKAIYFKGEFGGFAIHLVQK; encoded by the coding sequence ATGAACAAAGTAATTGAAGAACTTGGTAAAATTGGTATCGTTCCTGTAATTGCACTTGATGACGCAAAGGATGCTGAGCCACTTGCAAAGGCACTTATTGAAGGCGGACTTCCATGTGCAGAGGTTACATTCAGAACAGCTGCTGCAGAAGAGTCAATCAGAATAATGGCAGATAAGTTCCCTGAACTTATCGTAGGTGCAGGTACTGTCCTCACTCCTGAGCAGGCTGACAGAGCAATGAATGCAGGTGCTAAGTTTATCGTAAGCCCAGGCCTTAATCCAAAGGTTGTTAAGCACTGTATCGACAAGGGATATCCTATTGTTCCCGGCACAAGCAATCCTTCAGATGTTGAGACTGCTATTGAGCTTGGTCTCGATGTCGTTAAGTTCTTCCCTGCAGAAGCAGCAGGTGGTCTTAAGATGATTAAGGCAATGTCTGCTCCATATACTAATATGAAGTTCATGCCTACAGGCGGAATTAATGCAGATAATCTTAAGTCATATCTTGACTTTAATAAGATTGTATGCTGTGGCGGTTCATGGATGGTTAAAAAGGACATGGTTGCTGCAGGTGATTTTGAAGGAATTAAGAATCTTACAACACAGGCTGTAGATACAATGCTCGGATTTGAAGTAAGACATGTAGGTGTCAACCTTACAAGCGGAGAAGAAGCAGAAGAGCTTGCTGATACATTTAACAAGATGTTCAGCTTCGAGAAGAAGGTTGGTAACAGCTCAGTATTCTCTGGTACAGGCTTTGAACTCATGAAGAAGCAGGGACGCGGAACACACGGACATATTGCAATTGCTACCAACTATATTGAGAGAGCCGTATATCACCTTGAGAAGAGAGGCTTTGAGATTGATAAGGATTCAGCCGTTATTAAGGAAGGAAGACTTAAGGCAATCTACTTCAAGGGCGAGTTTGGCGGATTTGCTATTCACCTTGTACAGAAGTAA
- a CDS encoding DUF4234 domain-containing protein, whose translation MIIKERNLAVAIILTIVTCGIYGLYWFVKLTDETKYLTGTDGADGITALLLTIVTCGIYGLYWNYKLGEKVDMLKRNRGQDSTSSSVLFIILAIFGLTIVNYVIAQSELNCYANA comes from the coding sequence ATGATTATTAAGGAAAGAAATCTTGCAGTTGCAATTATTCTTACGATTGTAACATGTGGTATCTATGGTCTTTATTGGTTTGTAAAGCTTACAGATGAGACTAAGTATCTTACGGGAACAGACGGTGCTGACGGAATTACAGCACTCCTTCTGACTATTGTAACATGCGGAATATACGGATTGTATTGGAATTACAAGCTTGGAGAGAAAGTAGATATGCTTAAAAGGAACAGAGGCCAGGATTCAACAAGCTCATCTGTACTTTTCATCATCCTTGCAATCTTCGGACTTACCATTGTTAATTACGTAATTGCACAGAGCGAGCTTAACTGCTACGCCAACGCATAA
- a CDS encoding LacI family transcriptional regulator, translating to MNIYDVSAKAGVSIATVSRVLNGNQSVSAKTRDKVLRVMDELGYTPNVFARGLGLNTMKTIGIMCTDSSDMYIANAIFYLQRELRNNGYDSMLCCTGGNLSSKQQSLELLMSKRVDAIIIVGSKFLSSNPDSDDNRYITDAAASLPIFLINGHLAGHNIYSIICNDYAAVYSVTSEMIKSGRTDIVYLYTSTSHSGLNKLMGYKDALSANDIEVRPNFIHLCTKNIIRAKEYLTHLHDSGEDFDAVITSDDSLAVGAVKYALASRISIPDELSIVGYNDSMLAICTEPEITSIDTRLEELCTTAVDRLMKVFSGSESESGETVIPANLVKRGTTDF from the coding sequence ATGAACATATATGATGTATCGGCCAAAGCCGGCGTTTCAATTGCAACCGTATCACGTGTCCTTAACGGTAATCAGAGTGTAAGCGCAAAGACCCGTGACAAGGTCTTACGTGTTATGGACGAGCTTGGTTATACGCCCAATGTATTTGCACGCGGTCTCGGACTTAATACCATGAAGACAATCGGCATAATGTGCACTGATTCATCAGATATGTATATTGCCAATGCAATTTTCTATCTTCAGAGGGAATTAAGAAACAATGGTTATGATTCCATGCTGTGCTGTACCGGAGGCAACCTTTCGAGCAAGCAGCAGTCGCTCGAACTGCTTATGTCAAAACGCGTTGATGCAATTATAATAGTCGGTTCCAAGTTCCTGAGCAGCAATCCGGATTCTGACGATAACAGATATATAACCGACGCAGCGGCTTCGCTTCCGATATTTCTTATAAACGGACATCTGGCAGGACATAATATTTATTCTATAATATGCAACGACTACGCTGCCGTATATTCCGTGACATCCGAGATGATAAAGAGCGGACGTACTGACATTGTATATCTATATACAAGCACATCCCACAGCGGTCTCAATAAGCTTATGGGATACAAAGATGCCCTTAGCGCCAATGATATTGAGGTTCGTCCTAATTTTATACATCTGTGTACTAAGAATATTATACGGGCGAAGGAATATCTGACGCATCTTCATGACAGTGGAGAGGATTTTGATGCTGTTATTACATCAGATGATTCGCTTGCTGTAGGTGCAGTCAAGTATGCGCTGGCAAGCCGCATAAGCATTCCTGACGAACTGTCGATTGTGGGTTATAATGATTCGATGCTCGCAATATGTACCGAGCCTGAGATAACATCTATTGACACAAGGCTCGAGGAGCTTTGCACTACTGCTGTTGACAGGCTTATGAAGGTATTTTCCGGCAGCGAATCTGAGTCAGGCGAGACTGTAATACCTGCCAATCTGGTAAAGCGCGGGACTACTGATTTTTAG
- the uxaC gene encoding glucuronate isomerase, producing MKQFMDKDFLLSTPTAQTLFHEYAEKMPILDYHCHINPKEIAEDRKFENITQVWLGGDHYKWRQMRTNGVDEYYITGDAPDREKFQKWAETLTKAIGNPLYHWSHLELQRYFGYHGILNGDTAEEVWNLCNAKLQEDSMTVRNLIKQSNVTLICTTDDPIDTLEYHKQIAEDPTFDVQVLPAWRPDKAMNIEKPEYLDYIAKLSEVSNVEVNSFKGLMDALRKRMAFFDSYGCRASDHALEYVMYKPATEAEVEAIFAKRLKGETLTELEKNQFKTAFMISVGKEYNKLGWAMQLHYGTIRDNNTLRYNQLGPDTGYDCINTYDCSQEMAQFLNALNITDELPKTIIYSLNPSVNAAIGTVIGCFQDSKAVGKIQQGSAWWFNDHKVGMTNQMTSLANLSLLGNFIGMLTDSRSFLSYTRHEYFRRIMCELIGGWVENGEYPADMKALKEIVEGISYNNAVKYFGFNL from the coding sequence ATGAAACAGTTCATGGACAAGGATTTCTTACTTTCAACACCAACAGCTCAGACACTCTTCCACGAGTATGCTGAGAAGATGCCAATTCTTGACTATCACTGCCACATCAATCCAAAGGAGATTGCAGAGGACAGAAAGTTCGAGAATATTACTCAGGTATGGCTTGGCGGTGACCATTATAAGTGGCGCCAGATGCGTACAAACGGAGTAGACGAATACTATATTACAGGTGATGCACCTGACAGAGAAAAGTTCCAGAAGTGGGCTGAGACTCTTACAAAGGCTATCGGTAACCCACTGTACCACTGGAGCCATCTTGAACTCCAGAGATATTTTGGATATCACGGAATTCTTAACGGTGATACAGCTGAGGAAGTATGGAATCTTTGCAACGCAAAGCTTCAGGAAGACTCAATGACAGTACGTAATCTTATTAAGCAGTCAAATGTTACTCTTATCTGTACAACAGATGATCCTATTGATACTCTTGAGTACCATAAGCAGATTGCTGAGGATCCTACATTTGACGTACAGGTACTTCCTGCATGGAGACCTGACAAGGCTATGAATATTGAGAAGCCGGAATATCTTGATTACATTGCTAAGCTTTCAGAAGTAAGCAACGTAGAAGTTAATTCATTCAAGGGACTTATGGATGCTCTCCGCAAGAGAATGGCATTCTTTGATTCTTACGGATGCCGTGCTTCAGATCACGCTCTTGAGTATGTAATGTACAAGCCTGCTACAGAAGCAGAAGTTGAAGCTATTTTTGCTAAGAGACTTAAGGGTGAGACTCTTACAGAGCTTGAGAAGAACCAGTTCAAGACAGCATTCATGATCTCAGTAGGCAAGGAATACAATAAGCTTGGATGGGCTATGCAGCTTCACTATGGCACAATCCGTGATAACAACACACTCCGTTATAACCAGCTTGGTCCTGATACAGGATATGACTGCATCAACACATATGACTGTTCACAGGAGATGGCTCAGTTCCTTAATGCTCTTAACATTACAGATGAGCTTCCTAAGACAATTATCTACTCACTGAATCCATCAGTTAATGCAGCAATCGGTACTGTTATCGGATGCTTCCAGGATTCAAAGGCTGTTGGTAAGATTCAGCAGGGTTCAGCATGGTGGTTCAATGATCATAAGGTTGGAATGACTAATCAGATGACATCACTTGCTAACTTAAGCCTTCTTGGCAACTTCATCGGTATGCTTACAGATTCAAGAAGCTTCCTGTCTTACACAAGACATGAGTACTTCAGAAGAATTATGTGTGAGCTTATCGGTGGATGGGTTGAGAACGGTGAGTATCCTGCAGATATGAAGGCTCTCAAGGAGATTGTTGAGGGTATCTCATACAACAACGCAGTTAAGTACTTTGGATTCAATCTTTAA
- the hisF gene encoding imidazole glycerol phosphate synthase subunit HisF: protein MFTKRIIPCLDCNNGRVVKGTNFVNLRDAGDPVEVAAMYDKSGADELVFLDITASSDGRNTTVDLVRRVAEKVFIPFTVGGGIRSVDDFKALLREGADKISINSSAIMNPSLISEAADKFGSQCVVVAIDAKRREDGNGWEIYKNGGRVNMHMDAVEWAMKACELGAGEILLTSMDCDGTKAGYDTELTRMVSDNVSIPVIASGGAGTKEHFKDAFELGGADAALAASLFHYKELDIMDLKKYLRDNNISVRM from the coding sequence ATGTTTACTAAAAGAATTATACCATGTCTTGACTGTAATAATGGAAGAGTAGTAAAGGGCACTAATTTTGTCAATCTCAGGGATGCCGGCGATCCTGTGGAAGTCGCTGCAATGTATGACAAGTCAGGAGCTGACGAACTTGTGTTTCTTGATATAACAGCTTCGAGTGACGGCCGTAATACAACTGTTGACCTCGTAAGGAGGGTAGCTGAGAAGGTATTTATTCCGTTTACTGTTGGCGGAGGCATCCGCTCTGTTGATGATTTTAAGGCACTTTTAAGAGAGGGCGCTGATAAGATTTCAATTAATTCATCAGCTATAATGAATCCTTCCCTAATCAGTGAAGCAGCTGATAAGTTCGGAAGCCAGTGTGTTGTTGTTGCAATTGATGCCAAGAGACGCGAGGACGGCAACGGTTGGGAGATATACAAGAATGGCGGAAGAGTTAATATGCACATGGATGCCGTCGAGTGGGCAATGAAAGCATGCGAACTCGGTGCCGGAGAGATTCTCCTTACAAGCATGGACTGCGATGGAACAAAAGCAGGCTATGATACAGAGCTTACCAGAATGGTTTCGGACAATGTTTCTATCCCGGTAATAGCATCTGGTGGAGCCGGAACGAAAGAACATTTTAAAGATGCGTTTGAACTTGGAGGTGCAGATGCTGCATTGGCTGCATCATTGTTTCACTACAAAGAGCTTGACATAATGGATCTCAAAAAATATCTTCGCGACAATAATATTTCTGTGAGAATGTAA